A window of the Natranaerobius trueperi genome harbors these coding sequences:
- a CDS encoding sugar-binding transcriptional regulator, with translation MIEDNNTVNKLHLAYQAARLYYECDENQEEIARKLGVSRPQISRLLKLAREQGLVEFKVKNPLKLHTRLEKNLCERFSLRQAIVVPLSAEKPDLIKEKLANVASSYVSDVLMDGMVIGIPWGSTLNHLTKVFPEKSLEDTVVVQLKGGVSKVSNKVDTFNPIITLAKKINGSPCFLPAPSIVNSIELKNVFLQEEKIKETLELGNKAEIAIYSIGLPNEYSVLIEAGYFTKSQMQELREQGAVGDICSRYFTIEGEIFNKDLDERTIGIDIKSLKNKEYSIGIAGGEERAPGILGALRGGFTNVLITDEKAAQKVLELDN, from the coding sequence ATGATAGAAGACAATAACACCGTAAATAAATTACATTTAGCCTATCAAGCTGCGAGATTATATTATGAGTGTGATGAAAATCAAGAAGAAATTGCTCGAAAGCTAGGTGTTTCTAGACCTCAAATATCAAGATTATTAAAATTAGCGAGAGAGCAAGGATTAGTAGAATTTAAGGTGAAAAACCCATTAAAACTTCATACAAGATTAGAGAAAAATTTATGTGAAAGATTTTCACTAAGACAAGCTATCGTAGTTCCTTTAAGTGCTGAAAAACCTGATCTAATTAAAGAAAAACTTGCAAATGTAGCTTCAAGTTACGTATCTGATGTATTAATGGATGGTATGGTTATAGGGATTCCTTGGGGGTCTACTTTGAATCATTTAACAAAAGTTTTCCCTGAAAAAAGTTTAGAAGACACAGTTGTAGTTCAACTAAAAGGTGGAGTGAGTAAAGTTTCAAACAAAGTTGATACATTTAATCCGATTATTACCTTGGCAAAAAAGATAAATGGTTCTCCTTGTTTTTTGCCGGCACCGTCAATAGTTAACAGTATTGAACTGAAAAATGTTTTTTTACAAGAAGAAAAAATAAAGGAAACACTAGAGTTAGGTAATAAAGCAGAGATAGCTATATATAGTATTGGCTTACCAAATGAATATTCAGTACTTATTGAAGCGGGTTATTTTACAAAAAGTCAAATGCAAGAGTTAAGAGAACAAGGGGCTGTAGGAGATATTTGTTCAAGATATTTTACCATAGAAGGAGAAATTTTTAATAAGGACCTTGATGAGAGAACTATTGGTATAGATATTAAAAGTTTAAAAAATAAAGAGTATTCAATTGGTATAGCTGGTGGAGAAGAAAGAGCTCCAGGGATTTTAGGTGCTTTACGAGGTGGTTTTACTAATGTTCTTATAACTGATGAAAAAGCAGCACAAAAAGTTCTTGAATTAGATAACTAA
- a CDS encoding YczE/YyaS/YitT family protein — MPWLFLGFILFSIGILLTLYADLGMGPWDVFHKGVSIYLPISLGQVMQITGITLLAISYFLGEPLGIGSFLNMYFIGLFVDIFEALGVFFTPDNIVIRFLMLISGIFAIGWATFFYLKVQLGAGPRDALMVGLVKLTKKPVWLIRGCMELTVLLIGYLLGGPVGIGTVIVALTIGFSVQLAFRIGNYNTNNVKHQNLGELVKALKSDLKNLTQKNSMGG, encoded by the coding sequence ATGCCGTGGTTATTTTTAGGGTTTATATTGTTTTCTATAGGTATTTTATTGACCCTATATGCTGATTTAGGGATGGGTCCATGGGATGTCTTTCATAAGGGGGTAAGTATTTATTTACCAATTTCATTAGGGCAGGTGATGCAAATAACGGGTATAACTTTATTAGCTATTTCTTACTTTTTAGGAGAGCCTTTGGGGATAGGAAGCTTTTTAAATATGTATTTTATAGGCCTATTTGTTGATATCTTTGAAGCTTTAGGTGTGTTTTTTACACCAGATAATATAGTAATTAGATTTTTGATGCTTATTTCGGGAATATTTGCAATAGGTTGGGCAACCTTTTTCTACTTAAAAGTACAATTAGGTGCAGGTCCTAGAGATGCTTTAATGGTAGGTCTTGTCAAGTTAACGAAAAAACCGGTATGGTTAATTCGCGGGTGTATGGAACTAACTGTATTACTTATTGGTTACCTACTAGGCGGACCTGTAGGGATTGGTACAGTAATTGTTGCTTTAACTATCGGTTTTTCAGTGCAATTGGCTTTTAGGATAGGAAATTATAACACTAATAATGTAAAACATCAAAATCTTGGTGAACTAGTAAAAGCTTTAAAATCTGATTTAAAAAATCTTACCCAAAAAAATTCTATGGGGGGTTAA
- a CDS encoding 5'-deoxyadenosine deaminase has product MSSILIKKGTLITMNPNKEVFTGNILIEGNKISKISQEEITDKVDEVIDATDQVVIPGMIQSHIHLTQTLYRGQADDLELLDWLKNKIWPLEGSHTAESNYISAYLGISELIKGGTTSIIDMETVHYTEPAIKAIYETGYRAVTGKCMMDDGGDVPETLKESTEDSINESVRLLEKWHGEGDGRIKYGLAPRFAISCTVDALEKVRDITKEYDVLVHTHASENQQETKLVEEKTGLRNVKLFDKLGLTGENLVLAHCIWLDEAEKKILADTKTKISHCPSSNLKLASGIAHIPELLDLGAEVSLAADGAPCNNNLDMFVEMRHAALIHKARVLDPTVMNAEQVFEMATLGGARAMGMESQLGSLEEGKLADLAIVNLDSIHSAPREREDVVSKLVYCAKSTDVMTTIINGKTLMKDRKLQTIDEGQVIREANKYLTKQLQKAGFSYLDH; this is encoded by the coding sequence ATGTCTTCGATTTTAATAAAGAAAGGTACTTTAATAACAATGAATCCAAATAAGGAAGTTTTTACAGGCAATATTCTGATAGAAGGAAATAAAATATCAAAGATCAGTCAAGAAGAGATAACAGATAAAGTTGATGAAGTTATAGATGCTACAGATCAAGTTGTTATCCCCGGTATGATTCAATCACATATTCATTTAACACAAACATTATATAGAGGCCAGGCAGATGATCTTGAACTTCTTGACTGGTTAAAAAATAAAATTTGGCCATTAGAAGGCTCACATACAGCAGAATCAAATTATATCTCAGCATACCTTGGTATTTCTGAATTAATAAAAGGTGGAACCACGTCTATTATAGATATGGAAACTGTACACTACACTGAACCAGCTATCAAAGCAATTTATGAAACCGGGTATCGAGCAGTAACCGGAAAGTGTATGATGGACGATGGTGGTGATGTACCTGAAACACTTAAAGAAAGCACTGAAGATTCTATAAATGAAAGTGTTCGGTTACTTGAGAAATGGCATGGAGAAGGTGACGGAAGAATAAAATATGGTTTAGCTCCGAGGTTTGCAATTTCATGTACTGTTGATGCATTAGAAAAAGTACGTGATATTACAAAAGAGTATGATGTATTAGTTCATACACATGCTTCAGAAAATCAACAAGAAACTAAGCTAGTAGAAGAAAAAACCGGTTTAAGAAATGTTAAATTATTTGATAAACTAGGTTTAACAGGTGAGAATCTTGTCTTAGCACATTGTATTTGGTTAGATGAAGCAGAAAAGAAGATTCTTGCTGATACTAAAACAAAAATTTCCCATTGTCCAAGCTCTAATTTAAAACTAGCATCAGGTATTGCTCATATTCCAGAACTATTAGATTTAGGGGCTGAAGTTTCCTTAGCTGCAGATGGTGCTCCTTGTAATAATAACTTAGATATGTTTGTAGAAATGAGACATGCAGCGTTAATTCATAAAGCTAGAGTTTTAGATCCAACAGTAATGAATGCAGAACAAGTATTTGAAATGGCAACTCTTGGTGGTGCACGAGCTATGGGTATGGAATCACAATTAGGTAGTTTAGAAGAAGGAAAGTTAGCAGATTTAGCTATTGTTAATTTAGATAGTATTCATTCAGCACCAAGGGAAAGAGAAGATGTGGTCTCTAAGTTAGTTTATTGTGCGAAAAGTACCGATGTAATGACTACGATAATAAATGGAAAAACTCTTATGAAAGATAGAAAGTTACAAACAATCGACGAAGGTCAAGTTATCAGAGAAGCAAATAAATATTTAACTAAACAGCTACAAAAAGCCGGATTTAGTTATCTTGACCATTAA
- a CDS encoding ABC transporter permease yields the protein MEILAELFSLSVIFATLRFATPLILGALGGLISERSGVINIGLEGMMLFGAFAAVYGSGITSNPWMGLILGILAGMLLASIHALVSVKFKADQIISATGINIFATGITVFLLQVLFNTAGTSPRVPRLPAWQIMDFFPFRPITYFALILVPLVWIFLYKTPWGLRIRSIGEHPQAADTLGINVNRWRFICVVISGALAGMAGTHLSIGAGSAFVRDMSAGRGFIALAAMIFGKYNPFGALGAALLFGYSEALALRVDLPFIPDELFRAFPYVVTIIVLAGFIGKATPPKAIGKPYNKSGD from the coding sequence ATGGAGATATTAGCAGAATTATTTTCCCTTTCGGTGATATTTGCAACTTTAAGGTTTGCGACCCCACTAATATTAGGAGCATTAGGTGGTCTGATTTCAGAACGATCTGGGGTAATTAATATTGGACTTGAGGGTATGATGCTCTTTGGTGCATTCGCTGCTGTTTATGGTAGTGGTATAACTAGTAATCCTTGGATGGGATTAATTCTAGGAATTTTAGCCGGTATGTTATTAGCGTCTATACATGCGCTTGTATCAGTTAAATTTAAAGCTGATCAGATTATAAGTGCAACAGGCATTAACATTTTCGCAACAGGTATTACAGTCTTTTTATTACAAGTTTTATTTAATACTGCAGGGACATCTCCTAGAGTCCCTAGGCTACCTGCGTGGCAGATAATGGATTTCTTCCCTTTTAGACCTATAACTTATTTTGCTTTAATTTTAGTGCCACTTGTATGGATTTTCTTATATAAGACACCTTGGGGACTTAGAATTCGTTCTATAGGTGAACATCCACAAGCAGCTGACACTTTAGGTATAAATGTTAACAGATGGCGTTTTATCTGTGTCGTTATTAGTGGTGCCTTAGCCGGTATGGCGGGAACGCATTTGTCTATTGGTGCGGGAAGCGCATTTGTAAGAGATATGTCAGCTGGTAGAGGCTTTATTGCTTTAGCAGCTATGATTTTTGGTAAATACAATCCATTTGGAGCACTTGGTGCAGCATTATTATTTGGTTATTCTGAAGCGTTAGCTCTGCGGGTTGATCTTCCATTTATTCCAGATGAATTGTTTAGAGCTTTCCCTTATGTTGTAACTATAATAGTTCTAGCTGGTTTTATAGGTAAAGCCACACCTCCAAAGGCTATCGGAAAGCCGTATAATAAAAGTGGAGACTAG
- a CDS encoding ABC transporter ATP-binding protein: protein MRNITKVFPGVKANDNVNLKIRKGEIHALVGENGAGKSTLMNILYGLYDPDEGDIFYKGEKVRLADPIKAIKLGIGMVHQHFMLVEPLTVAENIVLGNEPLNNNIFINKKLAVKEVQEISDKYGLRVDPNKKIENTSVGMQQRVEIIKILYRGAELLIFDEPTAVLTPQEVVELFDIFNALRDQGKTIIFITHKLGEVREITDRLTVLRRGQTVGTVDTESVTEEDVARMMVGRDVLLRVEKNESKPNDEVLKLENLTTKDHRGVPVVNDVSLSVRSGEIVGIAGVEGNGQSEVIEMITGLQKVDGGKIYFKNKDITNESPKKIKEFKIGHIPEDRRKRGLVLDFDLAENMILGYHHKEPFSKNMRMNYDKIYSYADDMIDKYDVRTPGYHVTADSLSGGNQQKVIIAREFSHEPELLIASQPTRGVDIGAIEFIHQQIVNQRNAGKAVLVVSADLNEVMSLSDRIAVIYDGEIVAIVNSNEVDEFELGALMTGSTPDKEDAK from the coding sequence ATGAGAAATATTACTAAAGTTTTCCCTGGAGTTAAAGCGAATGATAATGTTAATTTAAAAATTCGCAAGGGAGAGATACATGCTTTAGTCGGAGAAAATGGTGCTGGTAAATCAACACTTATGAATATTTTATATGGATTATATGACCCCGATGAGGGAGATATTTTCTATAAAGGAGAAAAAGTTAGATTAGCAGATCCTATCAAAGCTATTAAATTGGGTATCGGAATGGTTCATCAACATTTCATGTTAGTTGAGCCTTTAACTGTGGCAGAAAATATCGTTTTAGGAAATGAACCCTTAAATAATAATATATTTATTAATAAAAAATTAGCTGTAAAAGAAGTTCAAGAAATATCGGATAAATATGGTCTGCGTGTGGATCCAAATAAAAAAATTGAAAACACATCCGTTGGAATGCAACAACGGGTTGAAATAATAAAGATATTATATAGAGGTGCAGAACTGCTTATTTTTGATGAACCTACAGCAGTGCTAACCCCTCAAGAGGTAGTAGAACTTTTTGATATATTTAACGCTTTAAGAGATCAAGGAAAAACCATTATTTTTATTACTCATAAATTAGGTGAGGTTAGAGAAATTACTGATAGATTAACTGTTTTAAGAAGAGGACAAACTGTCGGAACAGTTGATACTGAGTCAGTGACTGAAGAAGATGTTGCAAGAATGATGGTAGGAAGAGATGTTTTGCTCCGAGTTGAAAAAAATGAATCAAAACCTAATGATGAAGTACTAAAACTTGAAAACTTAACTACGAAAGATCACAGAGGAGTCCCTGTTGTAAATGATGTTTCTTTAAGTGTTCGCTCTGGTGAAATTGTTGGAATTGCCGGTGTAGAGGGGAATGGTCAATCCGAAGTGATAGAAATGATCACTGGCTTACAAAAAGTTGATGGTGGTAAGATCTACTTTAAAAATAAAGATATAACTAATGAATCACCTAAAAAGATAAAAGAATTTAAAATCGGTCATATACCTGAAGATAGAAGAAAACGAGGGCTTGTGCTTGATTTTGATTTAGCTGAAAATATGATATTAGGTTATCATCATAAAGAACCTTTTAGTAAAAATATGAGGATGAATTATGATAAAATCTATTCTTACGCTGATGATATGATTGATAAATATGATGTAAGAACACCCGGTTATCATGTTACAGCAGATTCACTTTCTGGTGGGAACCAGCAGAAAGTGATCATAGCTAGAGAATTCTCTCATGAGCCGGAATTATTAATTGCTTCTCAACCTACACGAGGGGTTGATATTGGAGCGATTGAATTTATACACCAACAAATAGTAAATCAACGTAATGCAGGAAAAGCGGTTTTAGTAGTATCTGCTGATCTAAATGAAGTGATGTCATTAAGTGACCGTATAGCTGTAATTTACGATGGAGAGATTGTTGCGATAGTTAATTCAAATGAAGTTGATGAATTTGAGCTCGGTGCCCTAATGACAGGATCTACTCCAGATAAGGAGGATGCAAAATGA
- a CDS encoding diacylglycerol/lipid kinase family protein — protein sequence MEFLVVFNQKAGQANQNKLNQIIKIIENKGSSVKLLSLTDDGFKSELLGSLKDLKGLITFGGDGTLNTIVNVILSSTSLSPDELPTIVPYPSGTANDFAYQLFEQEVSIEEMINSVFQENIKFLDVGRVNDYYFINVFGIGSFADISYKTPPELKQRLGMWAYWVEAIKQLPNFGSINFSLKDTTKIETTQGYLLLVLNGKGAGGFKSLAPRSSLSDGKLDIVIVKENKTILDLAPLLPKIIRGEHLEDHRITYFQKDSIEITSDKEVVSVVDGEKGPTLPIKIDILPKRLPFAYQKQKEQEIKGLF from the coding sequence ATGGAATTTTTGGTTGTTTTTAATCAAAAGGCAGGTCAAGCTAATCAAAATAAGCTTAATCAAATAATTAAGATTATAGAAAATAAAGGTAGTAGTGTTAAATTACTTTCGTTAACAGATGATGGTTTTAAAAGTGAGTTATTAGGTTCCTTAAAAGACTTAAAAGGTTTGATTACTTTTGGTGGTGATGGCACACTAAATACTATAGTGAATGTGATACTATCTTCGACATCATTGTCACCAGATGAATTACCAACAATTGTTCCTTATCCTTCAGGAACAGCTAATGATTTTGCTTACCAACTTTTTGAACAAGAAGTAAGCATAGAAGAGATGATTAATTCAGTATTTCAAGAAAACATAAAATTTTTAGATGTTGGTAGGGTAAATGATTATTACTTTATAAATGTATTTGGAATAGGTTCTTTTGCAGATATCTCGTATAAAACACCACCTGAATTAAAACAAAGATTAGGTATGTGGGCATATTGGGTGGAAGCTATAAAGCAATTACCTAATTTTGGTTCGATTAATTTTAGTTTAAAAGATACTACTAAAATTGAAACGACCCAAGGTTATCTATTACTTGTCTTAAATGGAAAAGGAGCAGGCGGGTTTAAAAGCCTAGCTCCTCGTTCATCGCTTAGTGATGGCAAACTGGATATTGTTATTGTAAAAGAGAATAAAACTATACTTGATTTGGCTCCGTTACTTCCAAAGATTATTAGAGGAGAACATCTAGAAGACCATAGAATCACTTATTTTCAAAAAGATAGTATCGAAATAACTTCTGATAAAGAGGTTGTTAGTGTTGTTGATGGTGAAAAAGGTCCAACTCTTCCTATAAAAATTGATATATTACCTAAAAGATTACCTTTTGCTTATCAAAAGCAAAAGGAACAAGAGATTAAAGGTTTGTTCTAA
- a CDS encoding FAD-dependent oxidoreductase, with protein sequence MSKRVIIIGGNAAGLSAASQIKRQDASWDVTVVEKSDEISYASCGIPYFIQGEVTSSDQLFALTTNDLKEKRGIDLKLNHEVRKVLPRENSLVLSSQDKEYKESYDYLVVASGVSPNLHNIDITSRRENSNIFTIKSIKDGINIKNSIEKYDISRVGIIGGGYIALEMVEVFSLLGYNTTLIHRRNQFSKAFEPEVSEHMKDVLKKNNVTLELETKIASVIEKNDNITVRKSDETSLNFDILIVAIGVTPSTKFLKNSGIEYGIKGSIRVNEYLQTNISNIYAAGDVAEAKNIVTKQPTFSPLALKANKEGSITGTNIVKNNVETFPGVLNSSIMKLFDTGVARTGITESEAKSKGYHVKKIRIESNTKPKYYPDSSKVTLFINFDEHNGKLLGGQIIGPLNEVKRIDVLSGMIQSEKTIQDLYHLDLAYAPPFSPVYDPIVLAGRVGKKYVRN encoded by the coding sequence ATGTCAAAACGAGTTATTATAATCGGTGGGAACGCAGCTGGGTTAAGTGCTGCTAGTCAGATCAAAAGACAAGACGCAAGCTGGGATGTTACCGTTGTAGAAAAATCTGACGAAATATCATATGCAAGTTGTGGTATACCCTATTTTATTCAAGGAGAAGTCACATCTTCAGATCAACTATTTGCTTTAACAACTAATGATTTAAAAGAAAAACGAGGTATTGATTTAAAACTTAATCATGAAGTTAGAAAAGTTCTTCCGAGAGAAAACTCATTAGTTTTAAGTTCACAAGATAAAGAATATAAAGAAAGTTACGATTACCTAGTAGTAGCTAGTGGAGTATCTCCAAACTTACATAATATTGATATTACTTCTCGTAGAGAAAATAGCAATATATTTACTATTAAAAGTATTAAAGATGGCATTAATATAAAAAATTCTATTGAAAAATATGACATTAGTAGAGTTGGTATTATTGGTGGAGGGTATATCGCTTTAGAAATGGTGGAAGTTTTTTCTTTACTAGGTTATAATACAACTTTAATCCATCGTAGGAACCAATTCAGTAAAGCCTTTGAGCCTGAGGTATCTGAGCATATGAAAGATGTACTTAAAAAAAATAATGTCACCTTAGAGTTAGAAACAAAAATTGCAAGCGTAATAGAAAAAAATGATAATATCACTGTTAGAAAGTCAGACGAAACGAGTCTCAATTTTGATATATTAATAGTTGCAATTGGTGTTACACCTAGCACTAAGTTTCTAAAAAATAGTGGCATCGAATATGGTATCAAAGGTAGTATAAGAGTAAATGAATATCTTCAGACTAATATTTCTAATATATACGCAGCAGGTGATGTTGCAGAAGCTAAGAATATTGTTACTAAACAACCCACTTTTTCACCTTTAGCTTTAAAGGCTAACAAAGAAGGTAGTATCACTGGTACAAATATAGTAAAAAATAATGTCGAAACTTTTCCTGGTGTGTTAAATAGCTCTATAATGAAATTGTTTGATACTGGGGTTGCTAGAACAGGTATCACTGAGTCAGAAGCTAAATCAAAAGGATATCATGTTAAAAAAATCAGAATAGAAAGTAATACTAAACCAAAATATTATCCTGATAGTTCTAAGGTTACATTATTTATCAATTTTGATGAACATAACGGAAAATTACTAGGTGGACAAATAATAGGACCTTTAAATGAAGTAAAAAGAATTGATGTTTTGTCAGGGATGATTCAATCTGAAAAAACTATACAAGATTTATACCATTTAGATTTAGCTTATGCTCCACCCTTTTCACCAGTTTATGATCCTATTGTACTAGCTGGACGTGTTGGAAAAAAATATGTTAGAAATTAA
- a CDS encoding BMP family ABC transporter substrate-binding protein, with amino-acid sequence MALPKKLLALFMVTLLSFAVVACGPADEDENGEEEATEPEDETLQVGIVLSTGGLGDQSFNDAAYRGLEWAEEDFDIEFTHIEPEDVAEDAQSLRQFAERGYDLIFGVGFQMADSLETVAQEYPDIKFGHVDEDFGEDIPDNVESLNFAEHEGSFLAGALAAKVSESGTIGYVGGEDFGLIHRFEGGFVQGAQYIDEDIEIISDYAASFEDSGRGREIALSFIDRGADVIYHAAGGSGMGVIEAAEESGIYAIGVDSNQNWVAPGHVITSMLKQVDNAVYETVERVIDGTYEGGLNREFGLEDDGVSLSSLTEIDVEEEEAVELESIDEEDLEVIKEMKKEITAPHKERIEELEQKIIDEEIEVEDWMFLDERPDY; translated from the coding sequence ATGGCTTTGCCTAAAAAATTATTGGCGTTGTTTATGGTAACTTTATTGTCTTTTGCTGTTGTTGCGTGTGGTCCGGCTGATGAAGATGAAAATGGTGAAGAGGAAGCAACAGAACCAGAAGATGAGACATTACAAGTAGGGATTGTATTATCTACTGGTGGATTAGGTGACCAGTCTTTTAATGATGCTGCTTATAGAGGTTTAGAGTGGGCAGAAGAAGATTTTGATATTGAATTTACCCATATTGAGCCAGAAGACGTAGCAGAAGACGCACAGTCTCTTAGACAATTTGCAGAGCGAGGGTATGATCTGATATTTGGAGTAGGATTTCAAATGGCTGATTCACTAGAAACTGTTGCTCAAGAATATCCTGATATAAAATTTGGTCACGTTGATGAAGACTTTGGAGAAGATATTCCAGATAATGTTGAATCATTAAATTTTGCAGAACATGAAGGTTCTTTTTTAGCAGGTGCTTTAGCAGCTAAGGTCAGTGAAAGTGGTACTATTGGATATGTCGGAGGAGAAGATTTTGGATTGATCCATAGATTTGAAGGTGGTTTTGTTCAAGGAGCTCAATATATCGATGAAGATATTGAAATTATTAGTGACTATGCTGCTAGTTTTGAAGACTCAGGTAGAGGTAGAGAAATTGCACTATCCTTTATCGATCGAGGTGCAGACGTAATCTATCATGCAGCAGGTGGCTCAGGAATGGGTGTAATAGAAGCAGCTGAAGAAAGTGGAATCTATGCAATTGGTGTAGACTCTAACCAAAACTGGGTTGCTCCAGGTCATGTTATTACTAGTATGTTAAAGCAGGTAGATAATGCAGTATATGAGACAGTTGAAAGAGTTATTGATGGAACTTATGAAGGTGGTCTAAACAGAGAGTTTGGCCTTGAAGATGATGGAGTTAGTCTAAGTAGTCTAACAGAAATTGATGTTGAAGAAGAAGAAGCTGTAGAACTCGAAAGTATTGATGAAGAAGATCTAGAAGTAATCAAGGAAATGAAAAAAGAAATTACTGCTCCTCATAAAGAAAGAATAGAAGAACTTGAACAAAAGATTATTGATGAAGAAATTGAAGTAGAAGACTGGATGTTTCTAGATGAACGACCAGACTATTAA
- a CDS encoding ABC transporter permease, producing MSEPQKDSNQKFKKITSVFKEWISGNSGVKSTLEELGFSLLSIITAMIVGSLFILIAGESPITAYQALFEGSFGSFDYFLNTLWRSTPLILTGLAVAFSFRAGLFNIGAEGQLIIGGFAAAMVGYVFTDLPTIIHLPVSVLAGMVAGGLWAGIPGLLKAKRGVHEVIVTIMLNHIAISVAIDYGINNFRDGGRQATPYVQETAELFNFNQLGEHSILQHFPPVDIFAAPAINLHLGFIFALIAAVILWYIMWKTTLGYEIRAVGFNSSAAEYGGVNVAKNIILAMVISGAVAGLAGASEALGTHRSFISGMDAGHGFTGIAVALLGRNHPIGVILGGLLFGALAQGGLHMQFAGVPQEIVTIIQALVIFFIASLQMFKIFLVRRKAKGEAK from the coding sequence ATGAGCGAACCACAAAAAGACTCCAACCAGAAGTTCAAAAAAATAACTAGTGTATTTAAAGAGTGGATAAGTGGAAACTCTGGTGTAAAATCTACACTTGAAGAACTTGGTTTTTCTTTGTTATCTATTATTACAGCAATGATAGTTGGGTCTTTATTTATTTTAATAGCTGGTGAATCACCGATAACAGCGTACCAAGCGTTATTTGAAGGTTCTTTTGGGAGTTTCGATTATTTTCTTAATACTCTATGGCGCTCAACACCATTAATATTGACTGGACTTGCTGTAGCTTTTTCTTTTAGAGCTGGGTTATTTAATATCGGAGCAGAAGGACAGTTAATAATAGGAGGATTTGCTGCAGCAATGGTGGGGTATGTTTTTACAGACCTGCCAACTATTATCCACCTTCCGGTAAGTGTATTAGCAGGAATGGTAGCAGGGGGACTTTGGGCTGGTATTCCAGGACTTCTAAAAGCAAAACGTGGTGTTCATGAAGTTATCGTAACTATTATGCTGAATCATATTGCTATTAGTGTAGCTATTGATTATGGTATTAATAATTTTAGAGATGGTGGTAGACAAGCAACACCTTATGTACAAGAAACTGCTGAACTGTTTAATTTTAACCAGTTGGGAGAACATTCCATTCTACAACATTTTCCGCCCGTAGATATATTTGCTGCCCCAGCGATTAATCTTCATTTAGGGTTCATATTTGCATTAATAGCTGCGGTAATACTCTGGTATATTATGTGGAAAACAACTCTTGGTTATGAGATTAGAGCTGTTGGTTTTAATTCATCTGCAGCAGAATACGGTGGAGTTAATGTTGCTAAAAACATTATTCTTGCTATGGTTATAAGTGGTGCTGTTGCAGGATTAGCAGGTGCCAGTGAAGCTTTGGGGACTCATAGAAGTTTTATTTCTGGCATGGATGCAGGACATGGTTTTACAGGTATAGCAGTTGCATTATTAGGAAGAAACCATCCAATAGGTGTAATATTAGGAGGACTATTGTTTGGAGCTCTTGCACAAGGTGGATTACACATGCAATTTGCAGGTGTACCACAAGAAATAGTAACTATTATACAAGCTCTGGTAATTTTCTTTATAGCTAGTTTACAAATGTTTAAAATATTTCTTGTTAGAAGAAAAGCAAAAGGGGAGGCTAAATAA
- a CDS encoding class II aldolase/adducin family protein produces the protein MQIKIVSESLEGKVINMNTCKKVLEVSKKMASLGLIQGTWGNVSARVKTDKGEYITITPSGMDYEKMKVEDMVILDASGNVISGTNKPSSEYRLHLGIYKHRKDINGIVHTHSPYSTAMAISHTEIPPACEDLVQVIGGSVSVASYAHPGTVKLSENVVFALSDKMAVLLANHGLVSCGRTLEEALKAAQIVEKSAMATVYAKLFGGAIHLPKKEIEKMRDFYVKSYGKPI, from the coding sequence GTGCAGATAAAAATAGTATCAGAGAGTTTAGAAGGAAAGGTGATTAATATGAATACCTGTAAAAAGGTTTTAGAAGTAAGTAAAAAAATGGCTTCACTTGGGCTAATTCAAGGAACATGGGGAAATGTTAGTGCTAGAGTAAAAACAGATAAAGGTGAATATATTACAATTACCCCTTCTGGTATGGATTATGAAAAAATGAAAGTAGAAGATATGGTGATTTTAGATGCGAGTGGTAATGTTATAAGTGGTACTAATAAGCCATCTTCAGAATACAGACTACATTTAGGTATATATAAACATAGAAAAGACATAAATGGAATAGTCCATACTCATAGCCCTTATAGTACAGCTATGGCTATTTCACATACTGAGATTCCACCAGCATGTGAAGATTTAGTTCAAGTTATAGGGGGGAGTGTTTCAGTTGCAAGTTATGCACATCCTGGAACAGTTAAGTTGAGTGAAAACGTAGTGTTTGCCCTCTCTGATAAAATGGCAGTGCTACTAGCTAACCATGGATTAGTATCTTGTGGTAGAACATTAGAAGAGGCTTTAAAGGCAGCTCAAATTGTTGAAAAATCAGCAATGGCTACAGTTTATGCAAAGTTATTTGGTGGTGCTATTCATCTACCAAAAAAAGAGATTGAAAAAATGAGAGATTTTTATGTAAAAAGTTATGGAAAACCTATTTAA